The Fusarium oxysporum f. sp. lycopersici 4287 chromosome 6, whole genome shotgun sequence DNA segment tggcctcctccttgggaggaggaggcttgAAGCTCTCAATGGTCTTCTTATAAGCCTCAGACTCGGTCACGGTGGTAGCGAGCTCCTTGGCCTCAGCGATCTTGAGTTTCAGCTGGGCGACCCAGTTGTCACGTTCAGCAGTGTTGGCAGCCCTGAAGCTGTGCTTGTTGCCCTTGGAGGTGAAATGGAACTTGTGGGAGGCATCTATCTCGGGCTCAGTGGCATCAGCCTGTGGGGCACGTCGTTAGAATAAACTATGCACTCTGCAGATGATTTTCTTTTGTGGATCCGCGGGAGCTTAGCTTACCAGGCTGATGATGCCGGATGGGTTCATTTTGTcgccgaagaagaggagaccCTGACCGGTGTGAGAGGCCCAGGCGATGTTGCTGTGGGCAGTCTCGGCCGACTTCTCGGTCTTAAGGTACTGTGTGAGCGCTTTGGGCTCGAAGGCGTCGgtgccgaagaagaagaactcCTTGCTGGCAATCAGGCTCCTGTGGGGGAATCAAGGTCAGCAAACGGGACATGTGCATCGTGATGCAACGTCGCGGCGCGACGCACGTGCAAGGGCTTACCTGGGGAAGCTGACGTCATGAGCCTTGTGGCCCAGATGGCCCTCCTCAATGGGCTTGatctccttgttctcagTCTTGGACTTCTCAGTCTCAGTAGGCTTGTCCTCCTCGGCGGGCTTGTCCTCGGTGGCGAGAGCCTCGGTGGGGGTCTCGTTGACGGGAGCGGGAGCGGTCTCGGGCTTGATCTCCTGAGGGACCTCGACGTTCTTCTGTTCCTCGGCCATTTTGAATAGAGTTGTAGTGAGAGTAGGTTTTTTTTGTCACAAACAAATGCGGAGgtataataaagaaaaaagatcCTAATAGATCCAGGCACAGAAAAAGCGTTGGATGTTTGAGTGTGGTCTTGGGACAGAGTGGCGAGGAAGAAAGAGTAGGGAAAGGCTGCTGGAGCACGGGGACGCGGGGGGTTACGAATGACCAAAACATCACAAAAGTAGCTCAGCATGGATACATACTTTCCACCAGCTCAACCTACAACAGATCTTGGTCCCATGCTAGTTCCCGGTGATCATCGCCACATTTCACCCTTGTCTGCACCAAAACGACTCGAGTGCTGAATAGAAGGTGGGCTTCTTGTGACAATCTGCAAAGAAGTTGCCCCAACAGAGGGGCATCCAGAATGCGTATCCAGCCGCTTCTAGCAGATAAGCAAGCAAGTAGGCTCATGTCGATTGATAGCAGAGAAGTCAAAATTACATCGCGACAAGCAAAAGGGATGGTTTCGACGTCATAAATGGATGACTTTCTGCGGGGTATTCTACTACGTGTCGCACCACCCGATATCTATTGCTCTGACTATCTTCAGATGACAAGAGTTCTCGATTATCGATGATGGGAAGCGGCGTCATTAGGCGTCATTACAGATCTGTGGGAAGGTTCCTGCTCAAAGGCAATGTTTTTGCTTCTGGGAGGGAGAGAAGGGAGTGGATTAGTACGTAGCCTAGCCACAGTATTGGCTTCTCTAAAATGATAATTGATTTCTTTTCAATTCCAACGATGTCGTCCCAGCCGGGGTGAATATTCAGCCTTGCAGGACAGATGGCTACGGCTCAAAGGGGCTGGCTCCAAGCGGATAGGAGCAGCTCAATGTATATCGTTTTGGGAGAAAAGTGGGGTTGTTCAAATATCCAATAGATCCGAATCGATCATTTTTGTAtccaaatcaaatcaaatcaaattGGAGACTCGATTTGATATGATTTGTTTGTTTGCAAGCctgagcttgatgttgaggaagcaAGCCTCTTCTGGGTCTCAACTGCCTTGTTCGATGACCTCCCAATAGTGCCAGTACTTATGGCTCGATATGGGATGGCAATAAGCTTCATGGCTCTGATGCGATCCATGTGATCAATTCACACCCTCAGCAGTCATCGGTGGTGTAGGGAACAAGTCGCCGCTTGAGGCGTCATCGTGACGTATCTACCTCGTACCCCTCCGCTCATTTTCCTTTACAGACTTGTATGTGTTGTATCGTGTCGTCGACGGGGGGTTGTTGGCGCCAGCAGCCCTCTGGCTCGGATGCATGACGATGaaccaagcttctcgagtAGCACCGGTGGCAATGCGTAAGGTACGGCCGCTTAGGTCAAAATCGATGCCCTGCACGTGCTTTGCGTTATACGGGGCACTCCAATGGCGAAACGATATCGTGATATATTGTCAAAAAAGTGACTGGGCCTGCAGATCGGCCGGCGCGGTAGACCGACGATGCTAACGAAATCGAGTCGAAAGACGGGGTAATAatcgtcttcctcgcttGCCGGCTTTGAGCCTGTCTTCTTGCTCGCTAGTCTCGGCGCTGTAGGAGGTCAAGAGCACGTGCCCTAGACGATATGTGAAGGTCTTAATCGGCCTCTTCAGAGGATTCATCGTCTCAATGGCCATCCTCGTCGAGTGCTATGAAGCAACCATTGTTTTCGCCTTCATCTGTGTTGTAGGCGCACTCATCACTTCGAACTACCCTTTGTGGAGGCTCTGTCTGAAAGAAAACATCGCAGATGCGGATCGGCTTGATCCCTTCTAGCCGTGGCTGTAGCTTTGACATGCAGATGACTGCGAAGAGCGAATTGGCCCTCGTTGTTGTCAAGAACCTTGTCCATCCATTGGATTTGTTCCCGAGTTCGTTCACAAACATCGGGGACGGATTCAACGACATTAAGCAACCACATCATGTTATGTCGGGTAGGTAGCAGTAATGTCGATCAAAAGTGCTTGGTCCCTTCGTACTCCTCCAAGATGATGCCGGCTGAAATGGGCAGAAGTAAGAAATACTCCCTTCCGCGTTCCCGGTCCTCCCAATGTGGCAGGTGCCATGGGAGCAGAGAGGGTCGTCCATGTTCTGCATACCATCGTGGACCGACAAGTTTCGAGAAGTGCTCGACAGACGAGCATATCAAACTCCGCTGTGCTAGTCCGGTATTACACAAGCGATCCGTCTCGTACATGCATTTCCACCATAATCTACAAAGCACGCTTTCCAAGGAGTGGAAGTACCCCACTGTCATATCCTCGGACTTCGTGTCTGGCGCGATGTCTGGGTGTCGTGTCTTATGATCATGGACCCATTGCCATAGAATACGGGCGTTATCTTCAGGTGGAGAGAAGTATGGCGCCCAAAATTGGATCTTGAAGAATGTTGGTTTTCCATAGTACCAAGACTTGTCGTGTTGATAGGTGCCGACCTCGTTTTTCTGACTACTGTTGAGTGCAACCATGATATAATCTCCAACTACATGACGAAACCGGCAATCGAACGGCCCTGCATATTGCTGAACTGTCTCCCAAGACTCTTTGAACGCCCGGTAGAGTCTGAAGAAGTAAAGATGATTCCACGACGGTGGGCTGGGTCGGTGGAAAAGATGACGGAACACGAAAGACGACCACCCATCATGAGGTGGCAAGTACTTTCGTGTAGTTATCCAGCAGGGTAACTCTTGAGGTAACTTATCTGGGTCGGTATCTGAGTAGAGTTTAGCATAGAGAGCCCATAGGTATCTAAAGTCGGTCAATTTCGTTTACCTACCTCAGGTCGGCTCTCTATTCTGTCGCAAGGATACTCTCGGGGGTTAGCAGGGATTGTGTTGGTACTGACCACCATGATGTGATTGGCCCGCTGTAGGGTTCTCAATTGCCACGGGTGGTAAGATGACCAAGAGctatgttatgttatgttatgttatgtgtatttttcgtccggggggccgTAGGCCCCGAAAGTCCCCTACTGgagcacaggacgtgctgagctagagAAATCGGAGCATATCTACACGCTAATTACAGGAATGCTATTGGCCATAGAGGATTAGTCATTCGCCACGCGAAATTAGTCTTTCCTATGGCGTCCAATTTCTGCAAACGCGTCAGTGAACCGTACTccatccagcatatcatcggcacaaatGGCGCATTCtatcgagcctgttacccgtcagcgggatgaCAAGGCGCAGCTGGCACAACGCAGCCGCTTCTTGGAGCCTGATATCAGGAAGGCAGAGATCAGCCTATGCGTGCGGCAGTTTGAGACTGCCTCAAGTTGATCCCGACCAGATGAAGGGCGCTGCAACGCCCCTCATCTGGTCGAAACAGGTAAGAGAgagacaaagaaagaaacaaaaTCTGTACAAAAGCGACGTGCAGAAGATAGGGACGGTAGGAGAGTCGCGAGTGCGTCCCTGGTCGTCGTTGCCTAATAACGAGGGCATATCTTTCCAAAGAACGAGCTGTCCTTGGAAAGGTCGACGAATTTGGTGAAAGCTCTCCCTGTTGCTAGATTGATTGCTGCATTCGGTGATGGGGTCAGCCTCACCCGATGACGCGGTGGTACTTTTCTGCAGTAGAATATGTGATCCGGTGCCTTGCGTCGGCCGCATGAGCAGACCAGGCGTGCGTCGTTGTGGTTGAACCTCTCGTGATACACGGCGAAGTCCCCGTGGAGGGACCTCGCTGCCAACAAGTGGTGCAAGGCTGCGCGCGGGAGTGACAGCTCCGACGGGCAGCCTGTGGTCGccttgaggttgagtttCTTGTACTGCTCGGGAGCGGACGTGGACCACCATGCCTCGAATGCTTCTTTCAGTTTCTGTCTTGCGATTCTTCGTAGGTGAGCCAGCGTCGGTTGAGCATCTTTGGGCTCGGGCAGTGCTGATGCTGCTTTTGCCAGTATGTCGGCCTGTTCGTTGCCGGGGATATCGGAGTGTCCTGGCACCCAAAGCACCTGGACGGCTCCATGCGATGTTGCCAGAGCCTGGAACTCGAGGAAGACGTGTTGAGAGGAGTCAGAGGGTGTACCTCGCAGGCACGTGGCGGCCGCGAGGTTATCCAGGCAGATGAAGATGTTCTGTGCTGCATCTCGCAGGTTTAGGGCAGCCTTCAGGCCCTCCAATGCCCCGGTAGCTTCAGCGTCGAAGACCTCAGCAGGTCCAAGGCGACCCGATCCGTCAAAGGTTGGGACATTGTTCTGGTGAATGGTAAAGCCGTAGCTGGCCACCCCTTCTGAGGACAGAGAGCCGTCGGAGTATACAACCAAGGTGAGCGGGTCGAGAGACTCGACCCAGCGGATAAAGGCGTCGGCTGATTTCTTCTTTGATGCCATCTGGAGTGGAGGCATTTGTTCTTGATGGGAGCATCGTTGAATAAGCTTTGGTCGTGTGCAGGATGCCAAGAGTTCGTCTGTGCGTCGAAGACGTGTCCTGAAGACACTTTCTGTCTGTATTTGATATCTTCGCTTGATGAGGTCATGGTAAGTAGGTTGGTGAGGCCGGCGTGGCGGGCGCGTTCGGCCCGCCAGAGGGTGAGCTTCATCCAATGATTTGAGTCGTGCGGAGAATCTAAGTCGCCTTGCTTCGAGCAGTTGATCGACTGGTGGTATACCGCTTTCTCTATGTAGGATGGCGGTGGGTGTCGTCTTCCAGACAGGTAGTATGGCTCTCATTGCCTGGTTCATGGCTTTGGCCATTATCTGTACGAGGTGCTGATTACTGGATGGTAGGTCCTTTGTGGGCTGGTTCCACCGCAGCCTGGTCCTGCCCGGGTACCACGCCTCGGAGCCGTGAAGCAGCACCGGTTCGACACATGCTCTGACGGCACTTCGCACAGCGCTCGGCAGAGGGCCGTGTATCGTGTTGGTGAGGCCCCGTAGATGGTAGGCCACTGCCTTCGCTTTAGCCGCCCATTTCTCGACATGGAGTCGGAACGATAGTCTGCTGTCCAGCCAGATGCCAAGCCAGCGCAGAGCTGATTCAGGGTGCTTCTCTGCATCGCCGTGGCGTACCGCCGGAGCAGTCCTGAGCTTGCTACAGGAGAAGTGCATGACTTCGGTCTTCTTCGTGTCAAAGGAAACGCCGTTCGCTGCGCCCCATCGCACCATCTCAGCGATGGAGCTAGATGCCATAGCAGTGGTCTCATCTACTGTGTCCCCTATGGATAGGATAGCCGTGTCATCTGCATAGCCGAAACGACCTCGTGGGTTGCCTAATCGGTAAATTGGCTCAGTGTAGAGCAGAAAGAGTATCGGCGATACTGGCGACCCCTGAGGGAGGCCGCACTGgaggggagaagagggcgTGACGGTGTCCTGGTACCTGACACGCGCAGACCGGCCGCTCATGAAGGAGCCAGCCCAGCGAGCCAAATGGTCAGGCCAGCCCTGTTCGCGGAGACGCAGCACAAGCCTATTGCACATGACGGTGTCGAAGGCACCCTGAACATCCATTGTGACCAGAGTCGCCACTTTCTTGCGTGCAAACGCTTCTTCGATGTCGTGTATCAGGGCAGTCACCAGGTCTGTTGCAGACCTCTTGGGGAGCGCTCCAGCTTGCTGTGAGTGAAGGACGCTGTAGTGCACAGCTGCCCAGGCTAGGCGGCGTGCGATGAGTCGCTCGAGTCCCTTGCCGAGGCAGGAGAGCAGTGAGATGGGTCGCCATGCTCGCGGCTCTGTGAGGTCTCTTCGCCCTGGTTTCGCGATCATgaccacctccgcctccttgAATGGTTTCGGATGATGGCCTACAGAGAGGCATCCTTCAAACAAGCGGCGGATGTGTGTCCCAATGATGTGCCATACAGCTTTGAGAAGGTTGACGGTGATGTTATCTGACCCTGGAGATGTATTGCCTGTGTGGATGGTGGCATACTGCGCCTCATCTAGCGAGATCTCAGACGAGAAAGGAATCAACCTAGAAGGGGATACTGGTGTCCACGCGTTTGCGATGTCGTCCTCAGCAGTTCTTCGTTCAAGCGTAGCCTGCCGGAGTGCGTTGGCTTTATCCATCTGGGTTTCGTACACGACATTGTTGACCTGTAAGGGCGGGGGCTGGAAGCCTCCAGGGGGTTTCAGCCACCGGACAGCCTTGAAAACAGCGCTATTACTGGTGAAGCTGTCGATGAGGTTCCGCCAATACTGTCTCTTGGCCCGGCGGACCACACGGTGAAAGTCTCTTTTGGCGACCTGAACATTctggttgaagctgagaggGTAGAGTCGTCTGATGGCTCGGAAACCAGCCGCCGCGGCGGCGCACTCCTCTGTCCACCAGGGGGCTGAGCGTCCGCCTTTCCGTGCCGACCGGCCAGCTGCCTTCGCTGCGGATGTCAGTAGACTTGCAAGTGAAGACGCAAGCTCGTCCAGCTCTTCGGGGGTCGAGTCTGCCCGGGGGATTTCTGCGGCTCCAAGTTCTACAATCTCGACAAATCGCTTAAGCTCATCTTCCGTCGTAACCCGGATCTTGCCCGGCTGCGATGGAGCCAGCTTGATGTCGGGAAAGGTCAAGCTGAGCGTGAAATGGTCAGAGCTAGTGGCGAGATGGTCCTCCACGGTAGCTTCGGCCAAAGGCATATTAGTAAATGCAAGGTCGATGGTATTGCCATGCGGGTTTGTCGGTATATCTagagtgttgagaaggctgagtTCATGCTCTGACGCCCAGTCTGCAATTTCTTGGCCGCGGTTTGTAGCCTGGCCTGTCTGCCAAGTATGGTGTCTGGCATTGAAATCGCCAGCAACGAGGCAGCGCTCCGGGACAGGCCATCGCAGTAGCGTGTTCAAGGCGTCCTTCTCGTCGTTTTGGCGATAGAAGTTAACTATCGTCATGCCGTTGACCGTGATCCACAGAATGTCGCGCGTCTCAAAGGGCCGAATCTGGTCGGCCAGAAGTCTTGGGTCTCGTCGGACATATGTCATCACTCTAGGCCGAGTGTCGTTGCTGTTCCACATGTCGACTGGCGTGAACACGTCGTATGCAGGGTGTGTCTTGGTCAGACAGCGGTCTTTGGTATGAGCTGTCTACGGCTCCTGCAGGAGTACAATGTCATATCGTTCCGTGTCGGCCAGCGCCAGGGCGCAGTCGTGGGCCGGAGGGATCTTGCCGACGTTAGCCTGGAAGACCTTGAGCGgcttcttgtcgttcttttGTGTCTGCGAGTACCTATTCCTGGTCATGAGATCGGTTGATGAGTATTATTCGACGCTTACGCGGTGAGCCTGGCCTGGGATGTTcaggctcctcctctgcctcatAGCCCGTCCTAGGGACGGTAGCCACCATGATGCACGAGGGTGCCCCTGACGCAGCCGGACTCGGGGTGCGAGCGTTCGACTGTTGATCTAATGCGATACCATCCCTTGGCAACTCAGTTGTGCTTTGTTGGATTTCCGTAAGCGACTCTGGCTGTGGATTTAAGTGCCGTTGTCGGTATGTCTCCGCGCCAACCATCCGGATATGCTCTCGTTGTTCTTTAGTAAGTCGGCGAAGGATGCCGCGTACTCTCTTCGGCCGTGCTGGGCACTTACGAAGGCTGGCCTCGTGGGAGCCTAAGCAGTTGATGCACTGTTCCCATGCAGCGCAGTCGTCTACAATGTGGCCAGTCTTGCCACAACGTTGGCAGACTGGCTGTCTATGGCAGTTGCGGGCAAAGTGGTAGCCCCAGCACGTTTTGCACTGTTTGGGTACGTCGGTTTTATCTATGAGTCTGGCCGCCCGGCTGCCGAAGAGGGACCAGAACCTCTTCTTGGTGGGCTTCAGGAAGGACACGAGTAGAGTCTTTGTCAGGGGGTTATCCGAGAATTGTCTTCCGGTACGTACGTCAATGGGCTTGAGCCCAGTCTGGATTTCTATCTCATCACGGACAATACTGTCACTATCCACCTCATTTCCGTAAAAGTCAGACAGTCTTGTAGGAACGTCTGAGACCACATAGGTGAACCATTCCTTGTTCGTTTCTCCTGCTGTAGCTCCCAGTTCAGCGGCCCACTCAGCTTGCTTTTCTACCAAAAAGTCGCATGTTGCCGAGTCGGCAGCCAGAACGGCCCATCCCGATCTGACCTGGAACACCTGCCGgatcttgtctgagacagcGCCGAGCTTCTCCCGAATCAGAGTCCGGATGGCATAGCTACTGTGGGCCCTGGCCGGAGCTCCGGCTTCTAGACGGATAAAGACGCGGAGGTCTTGTCGGGGTGGGGCGATGGTCGTctgttgcccttggcgatgaggtggATCTGTTTATCGGACTTtatgttgttgttgttgtctgtAGGTCAGACGGTCATGGTCAGTGGGAGGCGCGGCAGCGGCCACGCTGCTGTATGTAGGCTTGGGGGTCACAGGTCCGGAGCAGGAGAGCTCTCGTTTTCAAAAACCGAGGAAATCATTGGCAAATTGCTGAGCGAAGCGTCGTTGCGGTCCGGTGACGAATTGCTGGgccgcttcttcaaacttggtACAGAAGGCCCGGaacaccatcagcttggtgttgtactCTTCCGCGTGTTCTCGCGCGAGATCGTTGGCTGATTCAACGATAGAGATTGGTCGTTGTTCAAAAGTGGATACGGGACTGGCACGCTCAGCTCCTTCCGTAgctgtggtggtggtggcggcggcgttgagtggtgaggatggtgtctgaGCCATCCGGCCGGAGCNNNNNNNNNNNNNNNNNNNNNNNNNNNNNNNNNNNNNNNNNNNNNNNNNNNNNNNNNNNNNNNNNNNNNNNNNNNNNNNNNNNNNNNNNNNNNNNNNNNNCATTTAAGGTTTTCAACTTCGGTAACTACATGACCGTCGAAGATTGGGTCCACGTCGTGGAAAAGTGGGGAAAAATTCCTATCTCATCCGAGCCGCCAAGCTGGTGCTGTGCATCCAGTGAATCAGGTTATCTCCAGGCTATCCCCTGATTATCCTCATCTGAGTGTCGATCTACGATTCTCGAGTCTTGGACCGCAAAACAGGACTGCGATCAATTAATATGTGAACTACAAAAGAAGTTGTCGCTTGAAATTCATGATGCTCATCGCCAATCACAAACACGGCAACTATACAGCACCATTAAACTTATACGTCATTTTGCATACTGAATTTCTCTCACTCTAGGCTGAAAATTTTGAGTTGACTTCTGAGTGATAATATTCCCAAGGCCATGACCTATCTGGTGCCACTGTTACGCCGCCATGTTTTGGAGCCCAAAAGAACCCAGAAGAACCCCCCGTCGATCACTGGTGCTGCTGCCACTGTCATGCGGCCGCGGGGCTGTGGTTGTGAATGTGGTGTCTGTACCCCAATTCTCGGAAGAGAACGCTTGCTTTGTCAACTTATCCACTGCTTTATACGCCTGTTTCGCAATGTACTGTTGAATCAGAGTACATTCGCATTCGCCATGCCTCAGAATTTCGAATTTCAGTTGGGAAACCTCCTGCTGAAGGTCGCTATAGCAAGAAGAAAGTAGTCGATGTCGATCTTGCAATTCTTCCATCCGAGAGGTCAACTCGTTTGCTTGATCCTGTTTGCGATCACGACATTTGGCAGCCGCCCTCCGGTTTCGTTCCCGAACTTTCATATGTTGTTCGCTCTTGGCATCATCCAgctctgttcttctctcCCGACAATTTCTTTTCTCGCATAGCAACCTCCTGCTTACAGACTGCTTCCCAgcctttcttctctttggtgGCTCTGGTGTCGATTGGTATCTGGTAAAATCTGATGCAGTGAAGGGCTCTAGGCTTTCTTGATCATTATCACGATTACCAATAGAGCTTTGTGTGTCCTCCTTGGTTGTGGTGGTCTGTGATGTGGGAAAGCTGAATCCAGCTGACTGCTGGTTTTTGAAAGATATGGGTGATAGTTGAGTAGTGCCGAAGCTCGGATCATCCATCCAGTCACCAGCCATTTCATCATGGAAGTAATGCTCTGAAGGTGGGGTTGGAAGAGACGGAGTTTGAGAACTGGACGAGTTGGTTGGGAAAGATTCATCGGAGGAACTCATCCAATGCCATGGAATGAGGTATTCGGGCAAGGCTTGCCAGGTAAAATCCAAGAAATATTGAGTATCAATAGGTGTATTACTTTCAATTAAAGAATCAGTTGGGAAGTAGTTGTTTTCTGCTAGGGTTTCCGCGAAAGCCATAATTCGTATGTGATGGAATTTTTCCTCGACCCGTTTTCAATTTATTCCCTGAATTGATTTGTGACACTCGGTGGTGAAGACTTGAGTGGTTAGACGTGATGAAGTGTGCACAGGGATTCGAATTAAACCAGTCGTGGGTCGAAAACAGTAACTTATGACAAAAAAGACTTGCCTTTGGCATGTCATACGTCTCCTCAGTTGGTCTCATCCAGAGTATGTGGGGGGTTGTTAAAAATCGCCAAAAAGCCCTCTAGCCAAAGTAACATCAGGTAATATCAGTGATGCTCGACTGAAGGCAAGGGGCCGAGTCAGCCTACTCATTCGCTTTCACAAATGTCTTTTTCAAGCCATTTAAAGTATAAAACACTCGAATGGTGTTATTTACTTAGGCCTTGAGGTGCCTATTTTCGTTACGGTGCATGGACCCTTCAGCTTTTGGAGCTAAAAATGGTGGAGTACGTCACGCACTGCATCGTTATTACTGTTCGGCACCAGAGGACTGTAACGCTCAACTTCGCACACATGATACCTTTGGGCTTGGGAATAGCGATTGGTTTGTTAGAATCATGAGTTGAGGCGTTTCAAGCTCGAATGGTGGTGATCTGATGTGCTCGCAACACCTTCTGTTGGGTTGATGCGCTTGCATCGATGAACCAACAGACTCACTAAGTGCCATGTGATATTGGGTCGTTACATTGGGACTAGACTTTCTATTGCGCCTAGTACGCGAAATCATACGAGCCCCATTTTGCGCCGTAGGTCTCGGTGAGGCGCCAAGGACATATGATTATGATCTGACGTAGCATGTTCCCGTGGACTCGACTCCAACACTGGAGCCGACTTTTAGGGTCTCTGGCCAGGTAATAAGTCAAGTTGTGCGTAAGCTTTTAGTTTATCGGCCACACCAAAACCTGCAAGCCACAGACCTGGCTGACTGGTCCATTCGGAGAGTCAGACTAGTGTTCCATTTATCCCAAGAATAGAATAGGATTAATCGTGAGCCAATATATCTTCTAAATCCACCGTGAAGTTGATATCAGAGTTATTATCCCAATATTCCTGGCCATATATAATATCGCACagaaaagaacaaagagtTCGAGCCAAGCCCATCCAATCCAGAGAGCCCGATGCCAAAAGCGAACTTGTTGTAACCTTGCCCTCCTTTATGCTTTCCCTCACGATAATGCGGAGCTGAAGATTCTGAGACTGTCTTCCAATAATCCCGCGTGAAATGGCAGATAATGGACTGTTGGAAGGCCATGTTGGCAATTATAACAAAACCAAATATAGCCATGCGACGACTTGAAAAATAATCTTTCGACTCTGACCAGCATCGACCTTCGGGTCTTGCCGTTTTGGGGGGAGTCTGGGTGCAAATATCTCCCCACCGAGGCGACTTGGCCACTTGAATCCTGGCTTTGTACTGATCGATATACGATGCAGTTTTTCCAACCATGAGTGGCTTGTCAACCCTTGAGAAGTAACAGACTTGATCCGATTCAGGGTCGAAATAGACCAGGGTTGCAAACCATTCCACTGAATCCACTGGCGGAGGAAGTGGAGTGGATGGACCTTAATCCACGGAGCCCGTCCGTGTAGTGAATCCATTTGCAACCATCGTGGACGTGGAATGGATGTAGTGGATGAGTCCATTACGTCAGCAGTTAAGCAGTTGTTAAGAAGGTGAAGCTATTCCCAACTCCTGACCTAATTAAGTACCGCTATTCCCAACCACTTTCTTCTTGGTCGCACTCCGCCACATTCTCAAGCCACGCTGTTGCCCACTCTTGAAGATCGTCGTCCGTCATGTGAGCCATCTTGAGGTTGTCCTGCTCTTCTGCTGCTAAGACAAAGAAAGGGTCTAAATCTCGAATAATACCCGCCCTAAGCCATGAACGCAAGACCTGACAGGTCCCAATAACCTGTGCTTCAAGCCGACTTCGTAGAGGTGTTACCATCCGCCCTGCTGCTGAAAAAAGACGTTCACACTCAGCGGACATGGGCTGAATCGTAAGGAAGTCAAGGGCCATCCGTGACAAGCGTGGATACTTGAACCTTTTCTCGTGCCAATAAGCAAGAGGGCCACGAACCTGGGCATCACCACTCTCATGGTTCGAAATCCAGTGTTGATACTCGTCTTCAAACGGCTCAAGGCTGTAGTCACCTTgtgttgctggtgctgcgCAGCGGTTGTCTTCAAGGTATTCTTGGAATGGATTGCTGTACGTCTTCCGCCGTTTGGGGGCTGGTTTTTCGTCATTCACAGCCGTTCGAGGTAAGCT contains these protein-coding regions:
- a CDS encoding hypothetical protein (At least one base has a quality score < 10), with product MAEEQKNVEVPQEIKPETAPAPVNETPTEALATEDKPAEEDKPTETEKSKTENKEIKPIEEGHLGHKAHDVSFPRSLIASKEFFFFGTDAFEPKALTQYLKTEKSAETAHSNIAWASHTGQGLLFFGDKMNPSGIISLADATEPEIDASHKFHFTSKGNKHSFRAANTAERDNWVAQLKLKIAEAKELATTVTESEAYKKTIESFKPPPPKEEAKAEEATEETPKEELKEERITRMLQKLEDRVESLENQLKDMKDMTTKMDNNMGSLMGMFKEFMKVSAVTSEATK